A genomic stretch from uncultured Pseudodesulfovibrio sp. includes:
- a CDS encoding transporter substrate-binding domain-containing protein, whose product MQSLQNTTPTAITRRIGIALTIFMAALLMSTAPGFAAPKRSADWYIKHGVSIASPTNSAPISFLGMNGQPKGVLIDVWVKWSEKTGIPVRFRFERWAKTLELVANGECDFHGGLFINDERITYLDFSTPLHELESALIVSRKNDTDVQTIYNNYTIGVLDKGHTEYFLRTNKKNLKIIKFPTDGDVAQALFLGQIQAAAGDHPILGYEIGKKGKGHELVVKEILFKHSLHAAVAKGNSTLLALIDEGLSNITPAEYKNITNHWFVFHAENIDWFQYGFIAVTILFIATMIAIFIGRSKAGLYSEE is encoded by the coding sequence ATGCAATCTCTTCAAAATACAACACCCACTGCCATCACGCGCAGGATAGGCATAGCCCTGACCATATTCATGGCTGCTCTTCTCATGTCCACAGCCCCAGGCTTCGCCGCTCCGAAGCGATCCGCTGACTGGTACATCAAACATGGTGTGAGCATTGCCAGTCCGACAAACTCTGCGCCGATTTCCTTTCTGGGGATGAACGGACAACCCAAAGGGGTTCTTATTGATGTATGGGTAAAATGGTCAGAAAAAACAGGAATTCCAGTACGATTCCGTTTTGAGAGGTGGGCCAAGACCCTTGAGCTAGTCGCCAACGGTGAATGTGATTTTCACGGAGGCCTGTTTATAAACGATGAACGGATCACATATCTCGATTTCAGCACCCCCCTGCACGAGCTTGAATCCGCCCTGATCGTGAGCAGAAAAAACGACACCGACGTACAAACCATATACAACAACTACACCATCGGCGTGTTGGACAAAGGGCACACAGAGTATTTCCTTCGTACAAACAAAAAGAATCTGAAAATCATCAAATTCCCGACAGACGGAGATGTTGCTCAGGCTCTGTTCCTTGGACAGATCCAGGCCGCAGCAGGCGATCATCCTATTCTGGGATATGAAATCGGCAAAAAGGGAAAAGGTCACGAACTCGTGGTCAAAGAGATACTCTTCAAGCATTCCCTCCACGCAGCGGTTGCCAAGGGAAACTCTACGTTACTGGCATTAATTGACGAGGGTCTGTCGAATATTACTCCCGCCGAATATAAGAATATCACCAACCACTGGTTTGTTTTCCATGCAGAAAATATCGACTGGTTTCAATACGGTTTTATCGCGGTCACCATCTTATTCATCGCTACCATGATCGCTATCTTCATCGGTCGCAGCAAGGCAGGACTGTATTCCGAAGAGTGA
- a CDS encoding YifB family Mg chelatase-like AAA ATPase, with translation MIAKVSCAALMGIDAFKVELEVDFSRSGMPCFTMVGLAEGAVKESKERVFSALKNCGFKIPPARITVNLAPADVRKAGSAYDLPLAIGILVGMGVISPEKVDGWFMAGELSLTGDLKSVPGVLPLALAARQDAGKGIIVPETNGREGAVVNDIPVVGASDLGQVVRMLLDEEVVEPTVLNIDTLWNERQSHLVDFGEVKGQEHAKRAIEIAAAGGHNLLFIGPPGSGKTMLAKRIPTVLPPLRFEEALEVTKIYSVAGLLQKDRALMVTRPFRTPHHTISDVGLIGGGRYPQPGETSLAHRGVLFLDEMPEFKKSVLEVLRQPLEDGEVSISRSLMTLKYPADVMLVAAMNPCPCGYMSDDTHVCTCSPLAVQRYRGKISGPLLDRIDLHVDVPAVPYEDLKKARSEVDSATMRAHIVAARDLQVQRYEGLHFSLNAELDGSALEEFCALGESEHAFLKQAVESLGLSARAYTRILRIARTIADLAGGGDIGVEHLAEAVNYRGMDREG, from the coding sequence ATGATCGCCAAAGTCTCCTGCGCCGCCCTCATGGGCATTGATGCCTTTAAAGTCGAACTCGAAGTTGATTTCTCCCGCTCAGGTATGCCCTGTTTTACCATGGTCGGTCTTGCCGAGGGCGCGGTCAAGGAGTCCAAGGAGCGTGTCTTTTCCGCGCTCAAGAATTGTGGATTCAAAATTCCACCTGCCCGAATTACGGTGAACCTTGCCCCTGCCGATGTCCGCAAGGCCGGCAGTGCTTATGACCTGCCGCTTGCCATCGGTATTCTGGTGGGTATGGGCGTCATCAGTCCCGAAAAAGTCGACGGGTGGTTCATGGCCGGGGAGCTTTCTCTGACCGGCGATCTGAAGTCGGTTCCCGGCGTCCTGCCGCTTGCGCTTGCCGCACGACAGGACGCAGGCAAGGGGATCATCGTTCCGGAAACTAACGGGCGCGAAGGTGCGGTGGTCAATGATATACCTGTCGTTGGTGCGTCTGATCTCGGGCAGGTGGTGCGTATGCTTCTGGATGAAGAAGTTGTTGAACCGACCGTTCTGAATATCGATACCCTGTGGAACGAGCGACAGTCGCATCTTGTGGATTTTGGTGAGGTCAAAGGGCAGGAGCATGCCAAGCGTGCCATCGAGATTGCTGCGGCAGGCGGACACAACCTGCTGTTCATCGGTCCTCCCGGCTCGGGAAAGACCATGCTCGCCAAGCGTATTCCCACGGTTTTGCCTCCACTACGTTTCGAAGAAGCGTTGGAGGTGACCAAGATATATTCGGTAGCCGGATTGCTCCAGAAGGATCGAGCGCTCATGGTCACTCGACCATTCAGAACGCCTCACCATACCATCTCAGACGTGGGTCTTATTGGCGGGGGCCGGTATCCGCAGCCGGGTGAAACTTCGTTGGCCCATCGCGGTGTCCTTTTTCTCGATGAAATGCCGGAGTTCAAGAAGAGTGTGCTTGAGGTTTTGCGTCAGCCGCTTGAAGACGGCGAAGTATCCATTTCGCGTTCGCTCATGACATTGAAATATCCGGCTGACGTTATGCTTGTGGCTGCCATGAATCCATGTCCATGCGGGTATATGTCAGATGATACGCACGTCTGCACCTGTTCTCCGCTGGCTGTGCAGCGATATCGCGGGAAGATTTCCGGGCCGCTTCTTGATCGTATTGATCTGCATGTGGACGTGCCTGCGGTTCCCTATGAGGATTTGAAAAAGGCGCGAAGTGAAGTGGATTCGGCCACCATGCGTGCACATATAGTTGCCGCCCGTGATCTTCAGGTGCAACGATACGAGGGGCTTCATTTTTCGCTCAACGCCGAACTGGATGGGTCAGCTCTGGAAGAATTCTGTGCTCTTGGCGAATCCGAACACGCATTTCTCAAACAGGCCGTGGAGTCACTGGGGCTGTCTGCCCGTGCCTATACTCGTATTCTCCGCATAGCTCGCACCATTGCAGACTTGGCAGGGGGAGGCGATATCGGCGTCGAACATCTGGCAGAAGCCGTCAATTACCGAGGTATGGACCGGGAAGGGTGA
- a CDS encoding transporter substrate-binding domain-containing protein — MPRLRELEEANSGHIDACAGRTVASYLSYLELIPVKTPVATETLVAFTIKPDMQVSSWEDLTLLRVGVVRGANLPVTICKTKGIDTYEANNLEQLFHLLANSRLDAVVHHLQVGLNTADSLGISVQMSHVLHKEMVYHVLNRKHASLAPKLAKVFMDMLDEGTSTRILGKWAGMLPDPIE, encoded by the coding sequence ATGCCCCGACTGCGGGAACTCGAAGAGGCCAACAGCGGGCACATAGACGCATGTGCCGGACGGACTGTCGCTTCGTACCTATCATACCTGGAATTGATTCCCGTCAAAACACCTGTGGCCACAGAAACCCTTGTGGCATTCACAATCAAGCCGGACATGCAGGTGTCCTCATGGGAGGACCTTACTCTCCTCAGGGTTGGGGTTGTACGAGGCGCGAACCTTCCAGTAACCATATGTAAAACAAAGGGAATTGATACATACGAAGCAAACAATCTCGAACAGTTGTTCCATTTGCTTGCCAACTCAAGGCTGGATGCAGTGGTTCATCATCTTCAGGTTGGACTGAATACAGCGGATTCACTTGGAATTTCAGTTCAAATGTCACACGTGCTTCATAAGGAGATGGTTTATCATGTCCTCAATCGCAAACATGCATCCCTCGCACCGAAGCTAGCCAAAGTCTTTATGGATATGCTTGATGAAGGAACAAGCACCCGCATCCTCGGCAAGTGGGCGGGTATGTTGCCAGACCCCATCGAATAA
- a CDS encoding N-acetyltransferase, with translation MIRGYKDSDVEAVLNIWLQASIKAHDFVDRYFWESEQENMRNVYIPASENYVYELNARVIGFYSLHDDTLAALFVSPEHQGQGIGTALIKHAKTKRTQLGLSVYKENQASYGFYLSQGFSVVSEQVDQHTGHPEYSMSLKTK, from the coding sequence ATGATACGAGGATATAAAGACAGTGATGTTGAAGCCGTTTTGAACATATGGCTTCAAGCATCCATAAAGGCACACGATTTTGTTGATCGGTATTTTTGGGAATCCGAACAAGAGAACATGCGCAACGTATATATCCCTGCCTCTGAAAATTACGTCTATGAACTGAACGCACGAGTCATCGGCTTCTACTCACTGCATGACGATACGCTGGCCGCACTCTTTGTTTCACCCGAACATCAGGGACAGGGGATAGGCACTGCTCTTATCAAGCATGCAAAAACCAAAAGAACGCAGCTTGGTTTAAGCGTCTACAAAGAAAATCAGGCCAGCTATGGTTTTTACCTGTCTCAAGGGTTTTCCGTTGTGAGCGAACAGGTCGACCAGCATACCGGACATCCCGAGTATTCAATGAGCTTGAAAACAAAGTAG
- a CDS encoding HAMP domain-containing sensor histidine kinase, whose product MKRQLYLGEMALYALTVMCGVGYLMAIDAVELFYQFSRSHEEFNLDELVLLLPMILVCLVIYAVRRSRDVSRRNKEILSLNEEIREASLRIVALSESREKFLSMACHELKSPLVAVVNALHLLAMAENEDESRDYIRIALERTFVLNMLIEDVLLFSQLSHKAEKVKKASFNVRETLESVEQITGQTAKEKGLNMTVTVDDGVPEYVVGHMGWLRLICLNLVGNAIKYTDNGFVAIHCSYITDPQPSLVIRIVDSGRGIPEDKIDVIFKPYERAEEDNSLRSIKGFGLGLSVVKEFVQSLEGAISVESTVGSGSTFVVQLPVEVV is encoded by the coding sequence ATGAAAAGGCAACTTTATCTTGGCGAAATGGCACTCTATGCACTCACGGTGATGTGTGGAGTTGGCTATCTCATGGCAATTGATGCGGTTGAACTGTTCTACCAGTTCAGCCGAAGTCATGAGGAGTTCAATCTGGACGAATTGGTCCTGCTTTTGCCCATGATTCTCGTTTGCCTCGTCATCTATGCTGTCAGGCGAAGTCGTGATGTCAGTCGTAGAAACAAAGAGATACTGAGTTTGAATGAAGAAATTCGTGAAGCGTCTCTTCGGATAGTGGCACTTTCCGAATCCAGAGAAAAGTTCCTATCCATGGCCTGTCATGAGCTCAAGAGCCCTCTGGTTGCAGTTGTCAACGCACTTCACCTTCTGGCAATGGCCGAGAATGAAGATGAGTCTCGGGATTACATCCGTATCGCTCTGGAGAGAACCTTTGTATTGAACATGCTTATTGAGGATGTCCTGCTTTTTTCACAGCTCTCGCATAAAGCTGAAAAAGTGAAGAAAGCTTCGTTCAATGTTCGGGAGACGCTTGAATCCGTCGAGCAGATTACTGGACAGACTGCGAAAGAGAAAGGCCTCAACATGACGGTAACGGTTGATGATGGGGTGCCGGAATACGTTGTCGGTCACATGGGATGGTTGCGTTTGATTTGTCTCAACCTTGTGGGTAATGCCATCAAATATACTGACAATGGGTTCGTTGCCATACATTGCTCCTATATCACTGATCCACAGCCGTCTCTTGTCATTCGAATTGTCGATTCCGGACGCGGAATCCCCGAGGACAAAATAGATGTCATTTTCAAGCCATATGAGCGTGCCGAAGAGGATAATTCGCTTCGTAGCATCAAGGGATTCGGGCTTGGTCTGTCTGTAGTTAAGGAGTTCGTGCAGAGTCTTGAAGGGGCTATTTCCGTCGAAAGCACTGTCGGGAGTGGGTCAACGTTTGTCGTACAACTACCTGTCGAAGTTGTATAA